GCCCTATGCCCTCCCGGTGGCCGGATTGAGCGGAACCCTGGCGTCCCGGTTCACCGAGGATGCCTCTACGGCGCCTGTTGGCGGAGACGGGCTGCCTGAGGAAACCCCGGCGGCAGGACTGGTCCGCGCCAAAACCGGCACCCTGTTTGCGGCGACATCACTCACCGGATTTGTGACTGACGCCGACGGCCGGCTCCTGTCTTTTGCGTTCGTAGCCAACGGGCTGGAGGACAACACTGCGCAGGCCCGGGAGGCCGTGGACGCGGCTGCTGCCGTCCTGGCCGGCTGCGGGTGCCGATGAGCCGGGTTCGGCGGACAGCGAACCCTCCTGCCATTGGAGAACCTGTGTGTTCTGATGGACGGATGGAGAGCTATCAGCAGCACCCCGTCCCGGCCGCCGCCGACTTGGTGAACTGGGACCTGGCCGCAGGAACGGCTGCCACCCTGGTGTCCGCCGGACCAAAGATGACCGCCAAGGAAATCCGCGGTGCCGTAGCGGACCTTCGGGCGAGGGCAGATGAGGCGGTCACCCATGTGCATCGGATCACCGGGCTGGAAGCTGCGCGTGATCTGCGTGATTCCGAGGTCCTCGTGGTTGACCGCGCGTCCTGGGCCAAAGCCAATTCCCGCAGTTTCGCCGCGCTCATGAATCCTGCGCTGGAGAATTTGGCCCGCACGCATCCGGAGCAGCTCAAGGGTGCCAATACCGCGCTCAGCGGCACGCTTACCGGGGCACAGCTGGGTGCCGTTCTGGCCTTCCTCTCCTCCAAGGTCCTGGGACAATACGATCCCTTCGCGGCGCAGACCCCCGGCGGCCCCGCCGGTGGCCGGCTGCTGCTCGTTGCGCCCAACATCATTACCCTGGAACGCGAGCTGAACGTGGACCCGGCGGACTTCCGGCTCTGGGTCTGCCTGCATGAACAGACCCACCGGGTGCAGTTCGCGGCCGCGCCCTGGCTCCGCGGACACATGGTGGAACAGATCGGTCTGCTGACCAACGGCCTGATGGACAAGGCCCAAACCCTGTCCGAGCGGCTGGGCCACGCCGCCAAGACGCTTGCTTCCCCCGACGGCCGTGCGGCGCTCACCGGCGGAAACGACGACGACGTCCCCAGGCGCCCGATGGACATCATGTCCCTCCTTCAGGATCCGGCGGACAAGGAACGGATGTCCCATCTGACCGCCGTGATGTCGCTGCTGGAGGGACACGCCAACGTGGTCATGGACGCCGTGGACGCGAGGATTGTTCCCAGCGTGAAGACCATCCGCCAGCGGTTCAACGCCCGGGGAAAGAGCCACGGCTGGCTGGACCGCTTTTTCCGCCAGATCATGGGCCTGGACGCCAAGATGCGCCAGTACAAGGACGGATCCAAGTTTGTCCGTTCCGTTGTTGACCGGGTGGGAATGGAAGGATTTAACCGGGTCTGGGAAGGACCCCAGAACCTGCCCACCGAAGCTGAAATCCACAACCCGTCCCTCTGGATGACCCGGATGGGGCTCTAACAGAACGTGCAGATGTCCACTGATTTTGATCCCCCCGCCTCCACATCCTTTTCCACGCCGGAACGCAGACCGCGCAAACGCCTAAACCCAACCCTGGGCAAAGCCCGCAACATGCTTCGTGACGCCCTTCGGGACGCGGGCCTTGAACCGCGCGGCACCGCGCAGGAACAGCCGCCCCTGCTGCTGGTGGCCTGCAGCGGCGGACCCGACTCGCTGGCACTGGCCGAAGCGGCCTCCTTCTTCGCCCGCCGCGGCGATTACCGGGTGGGCGCCGTCGTCGTGGATCATGCCCTGCAGCCCGGATCGGCCGAGGTCGCAGCCGCAGCCGCGGCGAAACTTAGGGAAATGGGCTTGGAGCCTGTCCAGGTCCGCACTGTTTCGGTCCCGGTTTCCGGCATGGGGCCCGAGGCAGCCGCACGGACTGTCCGCTATGCGGCGCTGGACGCAGCCGTGGAAGAGACGGGCGCCGACGCCGTGCTGCTGGGCCACACCCTCGACGACCAGGCCGAACAGGTGCTCCTGGGCCTGGCACGGGGATCCGGCACCCGGTCCCTGGCCGGGATGCGCCCGATCCGCGGAAAGTACCTGCGCCCGCTGCTGGGGCTGCGGCGAAGCGAAACCGAGGAAATCTGCGACAGCCAGGGGCTGGACCCGTGGCTGGACCCCAGCAACGCCGATCCGGCGTTCGCGCGGTCGCGGGTCCGGGCCGAGGTGCTGCCCTTCCTGGAGGAAAAACTTGGCCCGGGAATCGCCGAAGCTTTGTTCCGTTCCTCACGTATCCTCGCCGGGGATGCCGACTACCTCGACGCCGTGAGTGCCGACACTTTCGCCCGGCTGCGAGCTCAGCCGGACTCCGCATCCGGGGCCGGAGACGCGGATCTGGACACGATCCTGTTGCCCGAGGCACAGCTGCGGGAGCTGGCTCCCGCGGTGCGGCAGCGCGTTCTGGCCCTCGCCGCCGTCGAGCTCGGAGGCGCCCAGCCCAGCTGGGAACGGCTGCGATCGGTGGAAGCACTACTGCGCCGCACAGGCTCCGCCGGACCCGTGGAACTGGTCGGCAAAGTCAGCGTGTACCGGCAGGTGCGCACCAATCCGGTTCCCCAAGGCCCCTCCGGCTATGGCAATCTTGTCTTTAGGAAAAAGAGCAGCACCTAAAATCCAGCTGCAACATCTCTTACCCGGGAGCCATTCGTGGATTCACACGACGTCCAGTCAGACCTCAAGCACGTTCTCTACACCAAAGAGCAGATCCAAACACGGGTTAACGAACTCGCGGCAGAGATTGACCGTGACTACGCCGGACGCGATGTCCTGCTGGTGGGCGTGCTCAAGGGTGCCGTCATGATCATGGCAGACCTGTCCCGTGCCCTGCACAGCCACGTCACCATGGACTGGATGGCAGTTTCCTCCTACGGTTCCGGCACGCAGTCCTCCGGCGTGGTCCGCATCCTCAAGGACCTCGAAACGGACCTTCTGGGCAAGCATGTGCTGATCGTTGAAGACATCATCGACTCCGGCCTGACCCTCTCGTGGCTGCGCACCAACTTGCAGTCCCGCGGACCGGCCAGCGTCGAGATCTGCACGCTGCTGCGCAAGCCCACCGCCGCGAAGGTCGAAATCGACGTCAAATACGTCGGTTACGACATCCCCAACGAGTTTGTGGTCGGTTACGGCCTGGACTTCGCCGAAAAGTACCGCAACCTCGACTTCATCGGCACCCTGGCTCCGCACGTCTACGAGTAAGCTCCAACGCAGTTCTGCGGCACCGGACGGCGGCCTTCGGGCCACTTGCCTCCGGTGCCGCATCCGCGATCAGCATCACGCCGGCCGGCTACGCCCTGAGGGAACTTTCCCGGTATTCCGGACGTGTTCCATCAGGTAACGGTGTATAGCTTGTTCGAGTATATTTCCGCGCATTATCAGCGTTGTTGATCAGGAGGGACGGGGCGTACGCCCTGACGACGAATGAAATCTAAGAACTTCTTCAAGGGGCCGGGCATTTGGATAATCCTGGCACTGGCCCTTCTGGTGCTCATTCTTCCCACCCTTTCCCCCAGCGGGGCAACCCAGGTGGACACAAGCGTGGGCCTGCAGCTGCTCAAGGACCAGAAGGTTGAGCAGGCCAAGATTTATGACGGTGAACAGCGCGTCGATCTGACGCTCCGGGGCGATGACCCCGATCCGGCCAAGAACGTCCAGTTCTACTTCGGCACCGCCCGCGGCGAGGACATTGTCGAGGCCGTGAATGATTCCGGTGCCTCCGGCTTCACCGACCAGCCGGTGCAGACCAACTGGTTCACCAGTTTCCTTGGATTGTTCCTGCCCTTCATCATTCTCGGCGTCATCTTCTGGTTCCTGCTCTCCCGCATGCAGGGCGGCGGTTCGCAGGTCATGAAATTCGGCAAGTCCAAGGCCAAACTGACCAACAAGGACATGCCGCAGGTTACCTTCGCCGACGTCGCCGGAGCTGACGAGGCAGTGGAGGAACTGCACGAAATCAAGGAGTTCCTGCAGGACCCGGCCAAGTTCCAGGCCGTGGGTGCCAAGATCCCCAAGGGTGTCCTGCTGTACGGTCCTCCCGGTACCGGTAAGACCCTGCTGGCCCGCGCGGTGGCAGGCGAGGCCGGAGTGCCGTTCTACTCCATTTCCGGTTCCGACTTCGTGGAAATGTTCGTGGGTGTGGGTGCCTCCCGCGTCCGCGACCTCTTCGAGCAGGCCAAGACCAACGCTCCGGCCATCATCTTCGTGGACGAGATCGACGCCGTCGGCCGCCACCGCGGTGCCGGCGTGGGCGGCGGCAACGACGAGCGCGAGCAGACCCTGAACCAGCTCCTCGTCGAGATGGACGGCTTTGACGGCAACACCAACGTCATCCTGATTGCCGCGACCAACCGACCCGACGTACTGGACCCCGCGCTGCTGCGCCCGGGCCGCTTCGACCGCCAGATCGGCGTCGAGGCCCCCGACATGCAGGGCCGCCTGCACATCCTGCAGGTCCATGCCAAGGGCAAGCCGATGGCCGAGGGCGTAGACCTGGAAACCGTGGCCCGCAAGACTCCGGGCTTCACCGGTGCAGACCTCGCCAACGTGCTCAACGAAGCGGCGCTGCTGACCGCGCGCTCCAACGCCCAGCTGATCGATGACCGGGCGCTGGATGAAGCCATTGACCGTGTCATTGCCGGTCCGCAGAAGCGCAGCCGCGTGATGAAGGAACTCGAGCGCAAGATCACCGCGTACCACGAGGGCGGACACGCCCTGGTGGCAGCCGCTCTGCGCAACACCGACCCGGTCACCAAGGTGACCATCCTGCCCCGCGGCCGCGCCCTGGGTTACACGATGGTGCTGCCGCAGGACGACAAGTACTCGGTCACGCGCAACGAACTGCTGGACCAGCTCGCCTACGCCATGGGCGGCCGCGTTGCTGAAGAAATCGTGTTCCACGATCCGTCCACCGGCGCGTCCAACGACATTGAAAAGGCCACTGCAACGGCCCGGAAGATGGTCACCCAGTACGGCATGAGCGAGCGGATCGGTTCCGTGAAGCTCGGCAGCGGCGGAGGCGAACCCTTCCTGGGCCGCGACATGGGCCAGGAACGCAACTACTCTGACCAGGTGGCCTACGTGGTGGATGAGGAAGTCCGGCGCCTGCTGGACAACGCCCATGACGAGGCCTACCAGATCCTGACCGAGAACCGGGACGTCCTGGACCGGCTGGCCCTGGAACTGCTGGAGCGCGAGACACTGAACCAGGCCGAAATTGCCGAGGTCTTCTCCGACGTACGCAAGCGCGACGTCCGCGAAGTGTGGCTGTCCAAGCCCACCCGCCAGGTCCACAGCCTGCCGCCGGTGGTGTCCGCCAAGGAACGTCGGGAGGCAGCAGCCAACGGGCAGCCGGATCCGGACACCGTGTCCCCGCAGGACCAGATAGCGGACGCTGACCTGCCCCAGGACTTTGACGTGTCCGGCAACGGGCTCCCTCAGCCCGAGGGAAGCGGATCCGGGCATCCCGGACAGGGCGGCACCGGCGGAACAGCCGGCCGCACCGACGGGACCGACACCCCGGAACAGACCAACCGATAGCAGCGAACGGCGGCCCGGCACGGAAGTGCCGGGCCGCCGTCGTTCCGAACAGTCACGGTAGGATCAAGCAGTGACGGATTTCGACGATGAACTGACAATGGAGAATCTCTCCGTTCCCCCGGCCCCCGTGGACCAGCCCCGAATCGAAAAGGCGATCCGCGAGATCCTCCTGGCGATCGGTGAGGATCCTGACCGCGAGGGATTGCAGGACACGCCAAAGCGCGTGGCGAAATCCTACGCAGAGATCTTCGCCGGGCTGCACCAGGACCCCGCTGATCTGCTGGCCACCACCTTTGCGATCGAGCACGAGGAGATGGTGCTGGTGAAGGACATTCCGTTCTTCTCCACCTGCGAACACCATCTGGTGCCGTTCCACGGCACCGCCCACATTGGCTACATTCCGTCACAGGATGGTTTGGTTACCGGACTCAGCAAGCTGGCCCGGCTGGTGGAGGTCTACGCCCGCCGCCCCCAGGTCCAGGAACGGCTCACCACGCAGATCGTGGAGGCCCTGATGGACAACCTGAACCCGCGCGGCGCCATAGTCGTCATCGAGTGCGAACACCTGTGCATGTCCATGCGCGGGGTCCGCAAGCCCGGAGCCAAGACCGTTACCTCCGCAGTGCGCGGCCAGCTGCGTGAAACGGCTACGCGCGCCGAGGCCATGAGCCTCATTCTCGGACGTTAGGACGTCTGCCCCATGGATTCACTCGCAGCTGCTCCGGGAACCGGTCCGGCCACTTCCCCGCTGAGGCTCCTGCGCCCGGCCGGGGCGCCGCGGCGGTTCGATGACCTTCCCTCCGGCCGCACACTGGTGATGGGAATCCTGAACGTTACCCCGGATTCCTTCAGCGACGGCGGCCGCTTTGCCGACACAGGTGCAGCCGTCGATGCCGGACTGAAAATGCACTACGACGGCGCCGACATCATTGACGTGGGCGGCGAGTCCACCCGCCCCGATTCCGTCCGCATAAGCCCGGAAGAGGAACAGCAGCGCATCCTCCCCGTGGTGGCTGCCCTGGCCCGGGCCGGAGTCCTGGTCAGCGTGGACACCATGAACGCATCCACGGCGGAAAAAGCCATTGCCGCAGGCGCCTGCCTCATCAACGATGTATCCGGCACGGAAGTCGATCCTGCCATGCCGGCCCTGGTGGCCCGCACCGGCGTTCACTACGTCCTGATGCACAGCCGCGGCGCTGTCCGCAGCGCCGATCCGCGTGCCGCCTACGACTCCGTGGTTGACGAGGTCATTTCCGAACTCGAACAGATCCGGGAAATGTTCTACGCAGCCGGGGTTGCCCCCGAGCAGATCATCATCGATCCCGGGTTGGGATTCTCCAAAGACGGTTCCTCCAACTGGGAACTCCTGCGGGCCACCGACCGCCTGAACGCCATGGGCCACAGGGTGCTGATCGGTGCATCCAGGAAGCGTTTCCTGGGTTCACTGCTGACACGTGCCGGCGAGCCGGCTCCGCCGCTTGAACGTGACAGCGCCACGGCGGCCGTAACGGCGCTGGCCGCCTTCTCCAATGCCTGGTGCGTGCGCGTGCACAACGTCGGCCCCAGCGTGGACGCCGTCAAGACCACTGCCGCCTGGAAAGGCTGACCCCATGAACACAACCAACGCCTCCGACGCACGCACAGCTGTGCGCGGCGTCCGCGACACCATCACCCTGACCGGCATCACCGCGCAGGGTTTCCACGGTGTCTTCGAAGAGGAACGCCGCAACGGACAGCCGTTTGTGGTTGACCTCGTGCTGCACGCGGACCTGCAGCCGGCCGGAATCAGCGATGACCTGACCAAGACCGCACACTACGGCGTCCTTGCCGAGCAGGTGGCGGCCATCATCAGCGGCGAGCCCCTGAACCTGATCGAAGCACTGGCCGAGCGCATTGCCGCGGCCGTTCTGGGTGACTTCGCCGGCGTGGATGCCGTGGAAGTAACCGTGCACAAACCGCAGGCACCCATTACGGTTCCCTTCGGCGACGTATCAGTGACCATCCGCCGGAGCCGGTCATGAACGCCGGTGCCGTAACCGCGGTCCTGGCCCTGGGCAGCAACCTCGGCGAGAGCCGCGACACGCTCTCCGACGCCGTCGCCCAGCTGGCCGACCATCCCGGCGTCCGCCTGCAGGCAGTTTCTCCGGTGGTCCGAACCCGTCCCGTGGGCGGACCGGACCAGCCGGACTACCTCAACCTCGTCATATCCGTGGAGACGGACCTGGCCCCGCATGACCTGCTGGCGCACTGCCAGGCGGTGGAAAACGCACACCACCGGGTCCGCGAGGTGCGCTGGGGCCCGCGGACGCTCGACGTCGACATCATCACCTACGGAGACACGGTGCTCGACGACGAAACCCTGACCCTGCCCCATCCCCGCGCTTCCACCAGGGCGTTTGTGCTGCAGCCCTGGGCCTGGATGGATCCGGGAGCCGTGCTTTCGGGTACCCCCGTTGCCGAACTGGCTGCCAAAGCCGAAGACCTGCCCGGCCTGGAAATCTTCGAAGGGGACTGATCCTCACCGTGGGAAGCATCCGATACCGCTGGCTGGCTGTCATTGTCCTTGCGTCCGGTGCTGCCGGCTGGCTGGTCAACGACTGGGCAACCCGCAACTCCCTGCCCCCGGCAGTCCTGAGCATCATCGGGCTGCTGACCGTCCTGCTGATATCGGGAGCCACGCTCTTCCTCGGGCTGCGGGTGCGGCGCTGGCAGCAGGGCAGCCGCGACCGCGAGCTGGACCCGATCGCGGCGGCCCGGACGCTGGTCCTGGCCCAGGCCACGGCCTATGCGGGTTCGCTGCTGCTGGGCTGGCATGCAGGGGTCTTCATCCAGCAGCTGCCGCTGTGGTCGCTGCGTCCGGGGCATGCCGCCACCTGGGGGTCTTTGGCTATGATCGCCGGAGGGGTCCTCATGATCTCCGTCGGGCTCCTGGTGGAACGCTTCTGCCGGCTTCCGCCGGATGACTCCAACGGGCGCGGCACCGCCGCCCGCCCGGATGATGCAGATGAACGGGAAGACGGAGAATATGCCTAGCGAAGCCATCGATCCGGGCGGTCTGTCCTGGGAGCACATCTCGCCCAGGTACCTTACGGTCCGCCTCATCGGCTGGGCGGTGGAAGCCGTGCTTACAGTGGCCGCGGCCTGCCTTCCCCTCATCCTGCGAAGCGTCGGCGCCTGGACCTGGGTTCCGGACTGGCTGGCCTGGGGGCTTCCCGCGGTGGTCGCAGCAGCTTATCTCTGGCGCGGAGTTCTGCTGCCGCGGCAGGTCCGCGCTGTCTGTTACGCAGAACGCAACGAGGACTTCCTGCTGCGGCGCGGCATCTTTTTCCAGCGCACCCTCGTGGTTCCGTACGGCCGGATGCAGTATGTGGACGTGACCGTGGGCCCGCTCGAGCGCGCTTTCGGTTTGTGCTCCGTCAAACTGCTCACTGCCGCCCCCGGCACCAATGCCGTGCTGCCCGGTCTGCCTGCCTCCGAGGGCGCACGTCTGCGGGAGCACCTGTCCGAACGCGGCGAAACGCAGTTGGCCGGACTGTGAGCGTCCCGCAGAACGGGGAGTGGGCCCGCGTCCATCCGGTGTCACCTCTGGTCCGCGGGTGGATTGCGCTGGCCGCAATCGCTTTTGTTATCGGCCGGAACTGGTTCGAGGAAACAGCGGGCTTCCGCGGTAACAACAGCTCAGGACCGGGAAACCCGCTTGACGGGACCGCCCTGCTCATTGGTGCAGGCATCCTCGCCGTGGTCCTGCTGATCCTGGCCGGCATCTTTTTTCTGTCCTGGTGGTTTACCCGCTACCAGGTCACGGATGACCACGTCCGTGTTCACTCCGGAGTGGTGTTCCGCAAGCAGCGCCAGGCACGCCTGGACCGGGTGCAGGCCATCGATATTGTCCAGCCGCTCCTGGCGCGCCTGTTCGGGCTGGCCGAACTGCGCTTTGAAGTTGCCGACGCCGGAGAATCAGCGGTTCAGCTGGCGTACCTGAAATTGAATGATGCGCAGCGCCTGCGGGCACTGCTCCTGAACCGTGCCTCCGGTGCCGGCGCCGGCACCGGGGTTGCTGCCGAAACCGGCGGGACGGAATCCGGTTCCCCCGGCGACGGCGCCGAAGGCAGCCCGGGTGCACCGGGAACCGATCCCGCCGCCGGCACCTTTGTGTCGGTCCCCCGCGAGGCCCCGGAGCAGCCCGTCCTGGAGCTGCGGCCGGGACGGGTCATTGCCGCCACTCTGCTCTCCGGTACCACCCTGTTCCTGCTCATCGGCATTGCTGTGGTCCTGGTGATTACGGTCGCCACCGGAGAGGCGATCAGCTTGGCCATCATGCTGCCCATCCTCTTTGGCACCGTTGGAGGGTACTGGACCGAATTCTCCACGTCCTTCAACTTCCGGGCTTCGGTCTCCCGGGACGGCATCCGGCTGCGCTACGGCCTGCTGGATACCCGTACCCAGACCGTGCCTCCGGGCCGGATCCAGGCGGTGTCCGTCACGCAGTCACCGTTGTGGCGGCTCACCGGGTGGTATCGGGTGTCCGTCAACGTGGCAGGCTACGGCGCCGGCACCACCTCCGATACCCAGGCCCGCACCAAGCTGCTGCCGGCAGGGACGCTGGCCGAAGTGTTTGCTGTCCTCGCCCTTGTCCTGCCCGAACCGGGCACCGACCGTCCGGTGGACGTCTTTACGGCCGGGATCACGGGCCGGGACGGTGCTGACGGATTCACGACGACGCCGCGCCGGGCCCGCTGGATCGCACCGCTGAGCTGGCGCCGCAACGGTTATGCCCTGACGGACACTGCACTGCTGATCCGCAGCGGAGCGCTCTGGCGGGTCCTTTCGGTGGTGCCGCATGAGCGCACCCAGTCCATCGCCCTGGAGCAGGGTCCGCTGCGCCGGCGCTTCGGCACCAGTGACCTGATCCTGCATTCCACGCCCGGTCCCGTCCGTCCGCACGTGCGGAAAATCGACGTCGACGATGCCCGCACGCTGTTCCTGGAACAGGCCGTCAGGGCACGCGAGGCCCGGCGCCGGGACCGCACCGGCCGGTGGAACAGCGCTGCGGCCGCCCCGGCACCTGAGGACCCGTCACCACTTCCCGCTGAAACAGTTTCCAAGGAGTACCCCCATGAACAGCTCTGAGATGAGCACCGCTGACAAGCGGCGGCGCGGCCGGCTCGGCATCGGCGTGATCGGCGCCGGACGGGTCGGAGCCGTCCTGGGTGCTGCCCTGCGCGCGGCTGAGCACGCCGTCGTCGGCGTTTCTGCAGTGAGTGAGGAAAGCCATGAGCGTGCGGCCAACCTGCTGCCCGGCGTCCCCGTCATGGAGATTCCGGACATTGTGGAACGTTCCGAACTGGTGCTCCTGGCTGTTCCGGATGACGCCCTGGGTTCGCTCGTCTCCGGACTGGCGGCAACCAATGCCTGGCAGGCCGGGCAGCTTGTTGCCCACACCTCGGGACGCTTCGGCACGGAAATCCTCGAGCCCGCCCGCCGGGCCGGCGCCATCCCGCTGGCCCTGCACCCGGCCATGACCTTTACCGGTATGAGCCTTGACCTGACCCGGCTGGCTGATTGCTCCTTTGGCGTGACCGCCCCCACCGCGGTGCTGCCCATCGCCCAGGCCCTGGTGGTGGAGATGGGTGCCGAACCCGTGGTCATCGATGAAGCGGACCGTGTCAACTACCACCTGGCACTGGCGCACGCCTCCAACCACCTGGTCACCATCACCGCCCAGTCCACACAGCTGCTCAAGGACATAGGGGTGGAGAACCCGGACCGGCTGCTGGGCCCGCTCATGCGGGCTTCGCTGGAAAACGCCCTTGCCTCCGGAGAGCATTCCCTCACCGGACCTGTAGCCCGCGGGGACGCCGGAACCGTGAGCGCGCACCTGCAGGAAATGGCCGCCCAGGACAGCGCCAACCTGAGGGATACCTATCGTGCCCTGTCCCTGGCCACTGCTCTGCGGGCCATTGACCGGGGCTTGCTGAGCGAAGAGCGCGGCAAAGCCGTTATTGACGCTTTGAGCCTGGATGAGGGACAGTGAATTCTCCTCAGCTGCTGCGCACGGCTGCGGAACTGAAGGCTGCCGTCGCTGAAGCGCTCGCTGCAAAAAGTGCCGCCGGGGCCGGCGCGGGGGAGGAACCGCTGAGTCTTGGCCTGGTACCCACCATGGGCGCCCTGCACCAGGGCCACCGCTCCATGATGGATGCCGCGCGGGCCGAGAACGACGTCGTCGTTGCCACCGTGTTCATCAATCCGCTGCAGTTCAACGATCCCGAGGACCTGCGCCGGTATCCGCGCACCCTCGAAGCGGATGTGGAACTACTGGGCGCCGCCGGCGTGGACCTCGTGTTCGCTCCCGACGAGGACGAGGTGTACCCGGAAGGAGCGCCGCTGGTGCGGGTGAGCTCCGGAGAGCTGGGGGCCCGTTATGAGGGAGCCTCGCGCCCCGGACATTTCGACGGCGTGCTGACCGTGGTGGCCAAGCTCTTGCACTACG
This genomic interval from Arthrobacter sunyaminii contains the following:
- a CDS encoding zinc-dependent metalloprotease, whose protein sequence is MESYQQHPVPAAADLVNWDLAAGTAATLVSAGPKMTAKEIRGAVADLRARADEAVTHVHRITGLEAARDLRDSEVLVVDRASWAKANSRSFAALMNPALENLARTHPEQLKGANTALSGTLTGAQLGAVLAFLSSKVLGQYDPFAAQTPGGPAGGRLLLVAPNIITLERELNVDPADFRLWVCLHEQTHRVQFAAAPWLRGHMVEQIGLLTNGLMDKAQTLSERLGHAAKTLASPDGRAALTGGNDDDVPRRPMDIMSLLQDPADKERMSHLTAVMSLLEGHANVVMDAVDARIVPSVKTIRQRFNARGKSHGWLDRFFRQIMGLDAKMRQYKDGSKFVRSVVDRVGMEGFNRVWEGPQNLPTEAEIHNPSLWMTRMGL
- the folP gene encoding dihydropteroate synthase, which gives rise to MDSLAAAPGTGPATSPLRLLRPAGAPRRFDDLPSGRTLVMGILNVTPDSFSDGGRFADTGAAVDAGLKMHYDGADIIDVGGESTRPDSVRISPEEEQQRILPVVAALARAGVLVSVDTMNASTAEKAIAAGACLINDVSGTEVDPAMPALVARTGVHYVLMHSRGAVRSADPRAAYDSVVDEVISELEQIREMFYAAGVAPEQIIIDPGLGFSKDGSSNWELLRATDRLNAMGHRVLIGASRKRFLGSLLTRAGEPAPPLERDSATAAVTALAAFSNAWCVRVHNVGPSVDAVKTTAAWKG
- the ftsH gene encoding ATP-dependent zinc metalloprotease FtsH, translated to MKSKNFFKGPGIWIILALALLVLILPTLSPSGATQVDTSVGLQLLKDQKVEQAKIYDGEQRVDLTLRGDDPDPAKNVQFYFGTARGEDIVEAVNDSGASGFTDQPVQTNWFTSFLGLFLPFIILGVIFWFLLSRMQGGGSQVMKFGKSKAKLTNKDMPQVTFADVAGADEAVEELHEIKEFLQDPAKFQAVGAKIPKGVLLYGPPGTGKTLLARAVAGEAGVPFYSISGSDFVEMFVGVGASRVRDLFEQAKTNAPAIIFVDEIDAVGRHRGAGVGGGNDEREQTLNQLLVEMDGFDGNTNVILIAATNRPDVLDPALLRPGRFDRQIGVEAPDMQGRLHILQVHAKGKPMAEGVDLETVARKTPGFTGADLANVLNEAALLTARSNAQLIDDRALDEAIDRVIAGPQKRSRVMKELERKITAYHEGGHALVAAALRNTDPVTKVTILPRGRALGYTMVLPQDDKYSVTRNELLDQLAYAMGGRVAEEIVFHDPSTGASNDIEKATATARKMVTQYGMSERIGSVKLGSGGGEPFLGRDMGQERNYSDQVAYVVDEEVRRLLDNAHDEAYQILTENRDVLDRLALELLERETLNQAEIAEVFSDVRKRDVREVWLSKPTRQVHSLPPVVSAKERREAAANGQPDPDTVSPQDQIADADLPQDFDVSGNGLPQPEGSGSGHPGQGGTGGTAGRTDGTDTPEQTNR
- the folB gene encoding dihydroneopterin aldolase; the encoded protein is MNTTNASDARTAVRGVRDTITLTGITAQGFHGVFEEERRNGQPFVVDLVLHADLQPAGISDDLTKTAHYGVLAEQVAAIISGEPLNLIEALAERIAAAVLGDFAGVDAVEVTVHKPQAPITVPFGDVSVTIRRSRS
- the folK gene encoding 2-amino-4-hydroxy-6-hydroxymethyldihydropteridine diphosphokinase gives rise to the protein MNAGAVTAVLALGSNLGESRDTLSDAVAQLADHPGVRLQAVSPVVRTRPVGGPDQPDYLNLVISVETDLAPHDLLAHCQAVENAHHRVREVRWGPRTLDVDIITYGDTVLDDETLTLPHPRASTRAFVLQPWAWMDPGAVLSGTPVAELAAKAEDLPGLEIFEGD
- a CDS encoding DUF3180 domain-containing protein yields the protein MGSIRYRWLAVIVLASGAAGWLVNDWATRNSLPPAVLSIIGLLTVLLISGATLFLGLRVRRWQQGSRDRELDPIAAARTLVLAQATAYAGSLLLGWHAGVFIQQLPLWSLRPGHAATWGSLAMIAGGVLMISVGLLVERFCRLPPDDSNGRGTAARPDDADEREDGEYA
- the hpt gene encoding hypoxanthine phosphoribosyltransferase, whose translation is MDSHDVQSDLKHVLYTKEQIQTRVNELAAEIDRDYAGRDVLLVGVLKGAVMIMADLSRALHSHVTMDWMAVSSYGSGTQSSGVVRILKDLETDLLGKHVLIVEDIIDSGLTLSWLRTNLQSRGPASVEICTLLRKPTAAKVEIDVKYVGYDIPNEFVVGYGLDFAEKYRNLDFIGTLAPHVYE
- a CDS encoding PH domain-containing protein; translation: MPSEAIDPGGLSWEHISPRYLTVRLIGWAVEAVLTVAAACLPLILRSVGAWTWVPDWLAWGLPAVVAAAYLWRGVLLPRQVRAVCYAERNEDFLLRRGIFFQRTLVVPYGRMQYVDVTVGPLERAFGLCSVKLLTAAPGTNAVLPGLPASEGARLREHLSERGETQLAGL
- the tilS gene encoding tRNA lysidine(34) synthetase TilS, which produces MSTDFDPPASTSFSTPERRPRKRLNPTLGKARNMLRDALRDAGLEPRGTAQEQPPLLLVACSGGPDSLALAEAASFFARRGDYRVGAVVVDHALQPGSAEVAAAAAAKLREMGLEPVQVRTVSVPVSGMGPEAAARTVRYAALDAAVEETGADAVLLGHTLDDQAEQVLLGLARGSGTRSLAGMRPIRGKYLRPLLGLRRSETEEICDSQGLDPWLDPSNADPAFARSRVRAEVLPFLEEKLGPGIAEALFRSSRILAGDADYLDAVSADTFARLRAQPDSASGAGDADLDTILLPEAQLRELAPAVRQRVLALAAVELGGAQPSWERLRSVEALLRRTGSAGPVELVGKVSVYRQVRTNPVPQGPSGYGNLVFRKKSST
- the folE gene encoding GTP cyclohydrolase I FolE yields the protein MTDFDDELTMENLSVPPAPVDQPRIEKAIREILLAIGEDPDREGLQDTPKRVAKSYAEIFAGLHQDPADLLATTFAIEHEEMVLVKDIPFFSTCEHHLVPFHGTAHIGYIPSQDGLVTGLSKLARLVEVYARRPQVQERLTTQIVEALMDNLNPRGAIVVIECEHLCMSMRGVRKPGAKTVTSAVRGQLRETATRAEAMSLILGR